The following proteins are co-located in the Terriglobales bacterium genome:
- a CDS encoding branched-chain amino acid transaminase, with protein sequence MAITKSEKIWHNGKLIPWDDAKIHVMSHVVNYGSSVFEGIRCYSQPAGPAIFRAQEHIQRLLDSAKIYRIDVDFTRDELVAALVELIGVNRVWPSYIRPIILRGYGQAGVNPFNSPTEVYIANYAWGKYLGSDATEGVDVCVSSWTRIAPNTLPAIAKSGANYMNSQLIKMEAIMNGYVEGIALDVNGFVSEGSGENLFIVRQGTIYTAPLGNSVLPGITRDTVIRIARDLGIPVVEQMIPREMLYISDEVFFSGTAAEITPIRSVDKISVGNGALGPITKRIQGEFYGLVNGTLPDRFGWFTRVPVKQPVGV encoded by the coding sequence ATGGCGATCACGAAATCGGAAAAGATCTGGCACAACGGGAAGCTCATTCCCTGGGACGACGCAAAGATCCACGTGATGTCGCACGTGGTGAACTACGGCTCGTCGGTGTTCGAAGGGATCCGCTGCTACTCGCAGCCCGCCGGCCCGGCGATTTTCCGCGCGCAGGAGCACATTCAGCGCCTGCTCGACTCCGCCAAGATCTACCGCATTGACGTGGACTTCACGCGCGACGAACTGGTGGCGGCGCTGGTCGAGCTGATCGGCGTGAACCGAGTGTGGCCGTCGTACATCCGGCCGATCATTCTGCGCGGCTACGGCCAGGCGGGCGTGAACCCGTTCAACTCGCCGACCGAGGTCTACATCGCCAACTACGCGTGGGGCAAGTACCTGGGCTCGGACGCCACCGAGGGCGTGGACGTGTGCGTCTCCTCCTGGACGCGCATTGCGCCCAACACGCTGCCGGCCATCGCCAAGAGCGGCGCGAATTACATGAACTCGCAGCTCATCAAGATGGAAGCCATCATGAACGGATATGTCGAGGGCATCGCGCTCGACGTGAACGGCTTCGTCAGCGAGGGCTCGGGCGAAAACCTGTTCATCGTTCGCCAGGGCACGATCTACACCGCGCCGCTGGGCAACTCGGTGCTGCCCGGCATCACGCGCGACACGGTGATCCGCATCGCGCGCGACCTCGGCATTCCGGTCGTGGAGCAGATGATCCCGCGCGAGATGCTCTACATCTCCGACGAGGTGTTCTTCAGCGGCACGGCGGCGGAGATCACACCGATCCGCTCGGTGGACAAGATCAGCGTGGGCAACGGCGCGCTCGGCCCCATCACAAAGAGGATCCAGGGTGAGTTCTACGGACTGGTGAACGGCACGCTGCCCGACCGCTTCGGCTGGTTCACACGCGTGCCGGTGAAGCAACCGGTGGGCGTTTGA
- a CDS encoding putative glycoside hydrolase translates to MLCRPGSRPLVISAVTLAICSLLVWGANALLLPSASSEAGWSTPAKAKADVPASGTAVAGKPALTPAGYVYTSASGERITDVVRRLWPQTEYMTRAELEAALRSANHLERATFLRPGQQVVVPGYETAPIAEKPLPAARDFEVRAIYLTGTMAGSRLGLDVVRRWREAGGNAVVFDIKDADGILNVPFEHALAGKTHAAIPNLPKYVRYLHRQNMRAIARIALFRDERLVTEHPELAVRSKKSGQPWTENGKLVWTDSSNRAVQEYNLALAKYVAASGADEVQFDYVRFPAEGDQKDAVFAFFTEHPTWRRADVITDFVKRGYVALHAAGVALSLDVFGIMAWQEKEDLAQTGQDVAELARHCDIMAPMIYPSHFFNMEGYANPGDAPEHFISESMDRFRKVTSGSNVVLRPWLQAFAWRTKTYSVDYVITQVRTAREHGGVGFQFWNAQNSYPKPLLAMQEMRLASGKYFKGDELPGPSNTATPSASH, encoded by the coding sequence ATGCTTTGCCGACCCGGGTCTCGTCCTCTCGTAATCTCCGCCGTAACCCTCGCGATTTGCTCGCTGCTGGTATGGGGCGCCAACGCCCTGCTTCTGCCCTCTGCGTCGTCTGAGGCGGGTTGGAGCACGCCTGCCAAGGCGAAGGCTGATGTCCCGGCCTCGGGGACGGCTGTGGCGGGAAAGCCGGCCCTGACCCCAGCGGGATATGTCTACACGTCCGCCTCAGGCGAGCGAATCACCGACGTGGTGCGGCGGCTGTGGCCGCAAACCGAGTACATGACGCGCGCCGAGCTGGAGGCGGCGCTGCGCTCGGCCAACCACCTCGAGCGCGCGACTTTCCTGAGGCCGGGCCAGCAAGTGGTGGTGCCCGGGTACGAAACGGCGCCCATCGCCGAGAAGCCGCTCCCGGCGGCGCGGGACTTCGAAGTCCGCGCCATTTACCTGACGGGAACGATGGCCGGCAGCCGCCTGGGCCTCGACGTCGTGCGGCGCTGGCGCGAAGCCGGCGGCAACGCCGTGGTGTTCGACATCAAGGACGCGGACGGCATTCTGAACGTTCCCTTCGAACACGCGCTGGCCGGAAAAACGCACGCCGCGATTCCGAACCTGCCCAAGTACGTCCGCTATCTGCACCGGCAGAACATGCGCGCGATTGCGCGCATCGCGCTCTTCCGCGACGAGCGCCTGGTGACCGAACATCCCGAGCTGGCGGTGCGCTCCAAGAAATCCGGCCAGCCGTGGACGGAAAACGGCAAGCTGGTTTGGACCGACAGCTCCAACCGCGCCGTGCAGGAGTACAACCTGGCGCTGGCGAAATACGTGGCGGCATCGGGCGCGGATGAAGTGCAATTCGACTACGTGCGCTTCCCTGCCGAAGGCGATCAGAAGGACGCTGTCTTCGCCTTTTTCACCGAACATCCCACGTGGCGCCGCGCCGACGTGATCACCGACTTCGTGAAGCGCGGCTACGTGGCGCTGCACGCGGCCGGCGTAGCGCTCTCGCTCGACGTTTTCGGCATCATGGCATGGCAGGAAAAAGAAGACCTGGCGCAGACCGGCCAGGACGTGGCGGAACTGGCGCGCCACTGCGATATCATGGCGCCCATGATCTATCCCTCGCACTTCTTCAACATGGAGGGCTACGCCAATCCCGGCGACGCGCCCGAGCACTTCATCTCCGAATCGATGGACCGCTTCCGCAAGGTCACCTCGGGGAGCAATGTGGTGCTGCGCCCGTGGCTGCAGGCCTTCGCATGGCGCACCAAAACCTACAGCGTGGACTATGTGATCACGCAGGTGCGAACGGCGCGCGAGCATGGCGGCGTCGGCTTCCAGTTCTGGAACGCGCAGAACAGTTATCCCAAACCGCTGCTGGCGATGCAGGAGATGCGGCTGGCTTCGGGAAAGTATTTCAAGGGCGACGAACTGCCCGGTCCTTCCAACACCGCGACGCCCAGCGCCTCGCACTGA
- a CDS encoding AAA family ATPase: MKTGLNTALDPNRRSGDAQDFETALRRRIVGQEQAIEKVVEIYQMFLAGLNPPNRPVGNLLFLGPTGSGKTRVVESIAEALFSDPRACIKIDCAEFQHSHEIAKLIGSPPGYLGHRETHPLLTQEALNQWHTDRLKLSILLFDEIEKASDALWQLLLGILDKATLTLGDNRRVDLSQCLIVMTSNLGAGEMSELVNGGLGFASKPSEVDNSLDDKIARTAQESARRKFSPEFMNRIDKVVVFKTLRPEHLEQILEIELGMVQQRILQATGNNQFVFSCTSRVKRHLLDEGTDARYGARHLKRAIERHIVFPLANLVATGQVKLGDFVKIDMSPEGRMVFVKEAEGALVPVLLEKYGAEFAVSAAGARAGKSAGRSREFGASSSTVDHK, translated from the coding sequence ATGAAAACCGGTCTGAATACCGCGCTCGATCCGAACCGCCGCAGTGGCGATGCCCAGGATTTCGAGACCGCGCTCCGCCGCCGCATCGTCGGCCAGGAACAGGCGATTGAGAAGGTGGTGGAGATCTACCAGATGTTTCTGGCGGGGCTGAACCCGCCGAACCGTCCCGTGGGCAACCTGCTGTTTCTCGGACCCACCGGTTCGGGCAAGACGCGCGTGGTCGAGTCAATCGCCGAGGCGCTGTTTTCCGACCCGCGCGCCTGCATCAAGATTGACTGCGCCGAGTTCCAGCACAGCCACGAGATCGCCAAGCTGATCGGCTCGCCGCCGGGCTACCTTGGCCACCGCGAGACGCACCCGCTGCTCACCCAGGAAGCGCTCAACCAGTGGCACACCGACCGGCTCAAGCTCTCGATCCTGCTGTTCGACGAAATCGAGAAAGCTTCCGACGCGCTCTGGCAGCTCCTGCTCGGCATTCTCGACAAGGCCACGCTCACGCTCGGCGACAACCGCCGCGTGGACCTGAGCCAGTGCCTGATCGTGATGACCTCGAACCTGGGCGCGGGCGAGATGAGCGAACTGGTGAACGGCGGACTCGGCTTCGCCAGCAAGCCCAGCGAAGTGGACAACTCGCTCGACGACAAAATCGCGCGCACGGCGCAGGAATCGGCGCGGCGCAAGTTCTCGCCCGAGTTCATGAACCGCATCGACAAGGTCGTGGTCTTCAAGACGCTCCGCCCCGAGCACCTGGAGCAGATCCTGGAGATCGAGCTTGGCATGGTGCAGCAGCGCATCCTGCAGGCCACCGGCAACAACCAGTTCGTCTTCAGCTGCACGTCGCGCGTGAAGCGCCACCTGCTCGACGAAGGCACCGACGCGCGCTACGGCGCGCGCCACCTGAAGCGCGCCATCGAGCGTCACATCGTGTTCCCGCTCGCCAACCTGGTCGCCACCGGCCAGGTCAAATTGGGCGACTTCGTGAAGATTGACATGAGCCCCGAGGGGCGCATGGTCTTCGTGAAGGAAGCCGAAGGGGCGCTGGTGCCGGTGCTGCTCGAGAAGTACGGCGCCGAGTTTGCCGTGTCGGCCGCCGGTGCCCGCGCCGGCAAGAGCGCCGGTCGCAGCCGCGAGTTCGGAGCGTCATCCTCGACGGTGGACCATAAGTAG
- a CDS encoding GTPase domain-containing protein has translation MSFINFAAREINCKIVYYGAGLGGKTTNLQHIFDKTAAQQKSKMISLATETDRTLFFDFLPLDLGTVRGFKTRFHLYTVPGQVFYDASRKLILRGVDGVVFVADSQEDRMDANLEALDNLQENLKEHGYDFSKIPYVLQLNKRDLPNIMTVDSLKKELVKRGEPVFEAVAFQGTGVFETLKEVARQVLVELKKG, from the coding sequence GTGAGCTTTATCAATTTTGCGGCGCGCGAGATCAACTGCAAGATCGTTTATTACGGCGCCGGCCTGGGCGGCAAGACCACGAACCTGCAACACATCTTCGATAAGACAGCCGCCCAGCAGAAGAGCAAGATGATCTCACTCGCCACCGAGACGGACCGCACGCTGTTCTTCGATTTCCTGCCGCTGGACCTGGGCACGGTGCGGGGCTTCAAGACGCGATTCCACCTCTATACCGTCCCGGGGCAGGTTTTCTACGACGCCAGCCGCAAGCTGATCCTGCGGGGCGTGGACGGCGTGGTCTTCGTGGCCGATTCGCAGGAAGACCGCATGGACGCGAACCTGGAAGCGCTCGACAATCTCCAGGAAAACCTGAAGGAGCACGGCTACGACTTCAGCAAGATTCCGTACGTGCTCCAGCTCAATAAGCGCGACCTGCCTAACATCATGACCGTGGACTCGCTCAAGAAGGAGCTGGTAAAGCGCGGCGAGCCGGTGTTCGAAGCCGTCGCGTTCCAGGGCACCGGCGTGTTTGAGACGCTGAAGGAAGTGGCGCGCCAGGTGTTGGTGGAACTGAAGAAGGGTTGA
- a CDS encoding M48 family metallopeptidase — MTSNLTRRLMALALVAVMAAPQLLLAATSSGIAFPQPHSAMFVSRDQEIQLGQQAAQEARKQYPVLPDNDPLTQYLRYVASRLVPNVPEPRYPYEFHMINQKDINAFALPGGPVFVNVGALQAADNEAEFAGVVAHEMSHVYMRHGAAMASKAMMAQLPLGVLGAVLGSGTGASLARIAGSLFANGLLLRYSRDAESEADAVGARLMYLAGWNPRAMADFFTKLEQEGGARGPQFLSDHPNPGNRAGAIQKLVATFPPRSSFQGDSSQFRQAKQIAMGRRPLTAEQVAQQQKQGGQGAIGQVTRDEIRPSDQMQALNHSAFTVSYPSNWKVSGDQNSGVTIFPEAGVSQSAIAYGVIINGYDPESRDLDGGLHELEAQLRQSNPDLRVVTSDENIRVNGVPGKSVEMIGPSPVTGPNNQPLRERDWMVAFQRGNGSLVYIVFISPENDFNALRPTYEKMLRSFKLKQ; from the coding sequence ATGACTTCCAATCTGACCCGCCGTCTGATGGCGCTGGCGTTGGTCGCCGTGATGGCTGCGCCCCAGCTCTTGCTGGCCGCCACCAGCTCGGGGATCGCCTTTCCCCAGCCGCACTCGGCGATGTTCGTCTCCCGCGACCAGGAGATCCAGCTCGGCCAGCAGGCGGCGCAGGAGGCACGAAAGCAGTATCCCGTCCTTCCCGATAACGACCCGCTCACGCAGTACCTGCGCTACGTGGCGTCGCGGCTGGTGCCCAACGTGCCCGAACCGCGCTACCCGTACGAGTTCCACATGATCAACCAGAAGGACATCAACGCCTTCGCCCTGCCGGGAGGGCCGGTGTTCGTCAACGTGGGCGCTCTGCAGGCGGCCGACAACGAGGCCGAGTTCGCCGGCGTGGTGGCGCACGAGATGTCGCACGTGTACATGCGCCATGGCGCAGCCATGGCCAGCAAGGCGATGATGGCGCAACTCCCTCTCGGCGTGCTCGGCGCGGTGCTGGGCAGCGGAACGGGCGCGTCGCTGGCGCGCATCGCCGGCTCGCTGTTCGCCAACGGCCTGCTGCTGCGCTACTCGCGCGACGCCGAAAGCGAGGCTGACGCCGTGGGCGCCCGGCTCATGTACCTGGCCGGTTGGAACCCAAGGGCCATGGCCGACTTCTTCACCAAGCTCGAGCAGGAAGGCGGCGCGCGCGGTCCCCAGTTCCTCAGCGATCACCCCAATCCAGGCAATCGTGCCGGCGCCATCCAGAAGCTGGTGGCGACTTTTCCGCCTCGCTCCTCATTCCAGGGGGATAGCTCGCAATTCCGCCAGGCCAAGCAGATTGCCATGGGCCGCAGGCCGCTGACGGCCGAGCAGGTCGCGCAGCAGCAGAAGCAGGGCGGACAGGGCGCCATTGGCCAGGTCACGCGCGACGAAATCCGGCCCAGCGACCAGATGCAGGCCCTGAATCACAGCGCATTCACGGTTTCGTATCCCTCGAACTGGAAGGTAAGTGGCGACCAAAACTCGGGCGTGACGATTTTCCCGGAAGCGGGTGTGTCGCAGAGTGCAATTGCGTACGGAGTGATCATCAACGGTTACGATCCCGAGTCACGCGATCTCGATGGCGGTTTGCACGAGCTGGAGGCGCAGCTCAGGCAATCGAACCCTGACCTGCGCGTCGTCACCAGCGACGAAAACATTCGCGTGAACGGCGTTCCGGGCAAGTCGGTCGAGATGATCGGGCCCTCGCCAGTCACCGGCCCCAACAATCAGCCCTTGCGCGAGCGCGACTGGATGGTCGCCTTCCAGCGCGGCAACGGCAGCCTGGTCTATATCGTCTTCATTTCGCCGGAAAACGACTTCAATGCTCTGCGCCCGACCTACGAAAAGATGCTGAGGTCGTTCAAGCTGAAGCAGTGA